The Euphorbia lathyris chromosome 3, ddEupLath1.1, whole genome shotgun sequence genome contains a region encoding:
- the LOC136222473 gene encoding uncharacterized protein: MGEDLLTNLSIENHHPSTLLSMDSSLISHEDIDRELMMMNRSIDLSNSRAPDINLPLSAERSPPPSSWNCDPFDIFDVGLGSQPNDSDSFLILSKAGRKCAKRLDSVWGAWFFFTYYFKPVLNEKSKCKIVIDSNGVSGFDKSDLELEVFLVQHDMENMYMWVFKERPENALGKMQLRSYMNGHSRQGERLFPFSVEKGFVRSHRMQRKHYRGLSNPQCLHGIEIVPSPSFEGLDEEEQKRWMELTGRELNFSIPSEASEFCSWRNLPNTEFELERPLPPLKTTSTTLHNQSRKLLNGSGLNLSTQLNSNGMDLLPVSNKRKKDLHGNDEDYCLLMNQHNDRVQDPIEPPWLNEFSGVMRNVYGPVTCAKTIYEDEFGYLIIVSLPFADLKRVKVTWWNNLKHGVVKISSMSTGCMSFIKRNDRTFKLTDVCPEHCPPGEFIREIPLPTRIPDDAKLEAYGDETGTGLEIMVPKHRVGREEHEVRVCLRPHLGGGELLLS; this comes from the coding sequence ATGGGGGAagatttgctgaccaatctatcaATTGAGAATCACCATCCATCAACACTTTTATCCATGGATTCTAGCTTAATCTCTCATGAAGATATTGACAGAGAGTTGATGATGATGAATAGGTCAATTGATCTTTCTAATTCTAGGGCACCTGATATTAATCTTCCATTATCTGCTGAACGAAGTCCTCCTCCTTCTTCATGGAATTGTGATCCTTTTGATATATTTGATGTCGGCCTTGGATCACAACCGAATGACTCCGATTCGTTTCTCATTCTCTCAAAAGCTGGGCGAAAGTGTGCTAAGAGATTGGATAGTGTTTGGGGTGCTTGGTTTTTCTTTACTTATTATTTCAAACCTGTGTTGAATGAGAAATCTAAGTGTAAGATTGTGATAGATAGTAATGGGGTTTCGGGGTTTGATAAGTCGGATCTCGAGCTTGAAGTGTTTCTGGTTCAGCATGATATGGAGAATATGTATATGTGGGTTTTTAAGGAGAGGCCTGAGAATGCTCTGGGTAAAATGCAGCTTCGTAGCTATATGAATGGACACTCTCGCCAAGGAGAGCGCTTGTTCCCTTTCAGTGTCGAAAAGGGATTCGTTCGATCTCATAGAATGCAAAGGAAGCATTACAGGGGGCTTTCAAATCCTCAATGCCTGCACGGGATTGAGATTGTTCCCTCTCCTAGTTTCGAGGGTCTCGATGAGGAAGAACAGAAGAGATGGATGGAGCTTACAGGAAGGGAATTGAACTTTTCAATCCCGTCGGAAGCGAGTGAATTTTGTTCCTGGAGGAACCTTCCTAACACAGAATTTGAGCTTGAGAGACCCCTTCCTCCATTGAAGACTACTAGTACTACTCTACACAATCAGTCAAGGAAGTTGCTAAATGGTTCGGGATTGAACTTGTCGACCCAATTAAACAGTAACGGAATGGATCTTTTGCCTGTTTCAAACAAGAGGAAGAAGGATCTTCATGGAAATGATGAGGATTATTGTTTGCTTATGAATCAACACAACGATAGAGTTCAGGATCCAATCGAGCCGCCTTGGCTGAACGAATTCAGCGGGGTAATGAGGAATGTGTATGGACCTGTGACATGTGCGAAAACTATATACGAGGATGAATTCGGGTACCTTATAATAGTGAGTTTACCTTTTGCAGATCTTAAAAGGGTGAAAGTAACATGGTGGAATAATCTAAAACATGGTGTtgttaaaatatcatcaatgaGTACAGGTTGTATGTCCTTCATCAAGAGAAATGACAGAACATTTAAGCTTACTGATGTGTGTCCTGAGCATTGTCCTCCAGGGGAATTCATAAGGGAAATCCCGTTACCGACTCGGATACCGGATGATGCTAAGCTAGAAGCATATGGGGATGAAACAGGAACAGGACTGGAGATCATGGTGCCGAAACATCGAGTAGGACGAGAAGAACATGAGGTTCGTGTTTGCCTTCGGCCTCATCTTGGAGGGGGTGAACTTCTGTTGTcttga